The proteins below are encoded in one region of Clostridium estertheticum:
- the cobS gene encoding adenosylcobinamide-GDP ribazoletransferase, with protein MREYLNDFLLFFQFFTRIPINKSLNCEKENFKRGSIFFPIVGLFIGIVQWIVYYLLIKVLPVNITAVFVVIIPIIITGGLHVDGLGDTCDGFFSLKGDKYKIIEVMKDSSVGTYATIAIVSDMLVRYAAVTTIIQIDLPLILIAAPIIARFTVVFISFIGKNAKETGSGNIFIGNIDVKRLVIAGVITIILGTLLIGIKNSVILIIPALFLSFLFNKFCESKITGLTGDSLGANNELVEILTMILFIAII; from the coding sequence ATGAGAGAATATTTAAATGATTTTTTACTGTTTTTTCAGTTTTTTACGCGAATACCTATAAATAAAAGTTTAAACTGTGAGAAAGAAAATTTTAAGCGAGGATCTATATTTTTTCCTATAGTGGGATTATTTATAGGAATCGTTCAATGGATAGTTTATTATCTGTTAATAAAAGTGTTACCAGTAAACATTACAGCAGTATTTGTAGTTATAATACCAATAATTATTACTGGAGGATTGCATGTTGATGGACTTGGCGATACATGTGATGGCTTCTTTTCGTTAAAAGGTGATAAATACAAAATAATAGAAGTTATGAAAGATAGTTCAGTAGGGACTTACGCGACCATCGCTATAGTATCTGACATGTTAGTACGTTATGCGGCGGTGACTACTATCATACAAATTGATTTACCGCTTATATTAATTGCGGCTCCAATAATTGCAAGATTTACTGTGGTATTTATATCTTTTATAGGTAAAAATGCTAAAGAGACAGGTTCAGGTAATATATTTATTGGCAATATTGATGTTAAAAGACTAGTAATTGCAGGGGTAATAACTATTATACTTGGAACTTTATTAATAGGAATCAAAAATAGTGTTATATTAATAATTCCAGCGTTATTTTTAAGCTTCTTATTTAATAAATTCTGTGAGAGTAAAATTACAGGACTCACAGGTGACAGTTTGGGAGCTAATAATGAATTAGTTGAGATTTTAACAATGATTTTGTTTATAGCAATAATTTAG
- a CDS encoding transposase: protein MPRTARVKTDESIFHIMCKSISEVTLFKDDEDKKRYLLLIKKYKTLHNFKLYGYCLMDNHAHLMIDANGCDISKIMHGINFSYAMYFNRKYKREGHLFKDRFKSKIVNNDKYLRTLSLYIHNNPTAIVEYKDSPEKYLFSSLSIFLGKTPDSFNLVDNVFVMSLFGNTLKSARKNYYDLLFRCNEEKLEQELEFENEETDYNSERTILIRNFKSEDILEFISSKMNISKIHLNTKYSRKFVHAKALAVVLMRSLCNFKTKDISNTLGNITQARISRLSTIGIDLIGTEEKYENIINDFIKCYA from the coding sequence GTGCCAAGAACAGCAAGAGTAAAAACAGATGAGTCGATATTTCATATCATGTGCAAAAGTATAAGCGAAGTAACTTTATTCAAAGACGATGAAGACAAGAAGCGGTATTTATTACTTATAAAGAAGTATAAAACTCTCCATAATTTTAAGCTTTATGGGTACTGTCTTATGGATAACCACGCCCATTTAATGATTGATGCTAATGGCTGTGATATATCAAAAATAATGCATGGTATAAATTTTTCTTATGCAATGTACTTTAATAGAAAATATAAAAGGGAAGGACACCTTTTTAAAGATAGATTTAAGAGTAAAATAGTTAATAATGATAAATATTTAAGGACATTGTCTCTTTACATTCACAATAATCCTACTGCCATAGTAGAATATAAAGATTCTCCTGAAAAATACCTTTTTTCTAGTCTATCAATATTTTTAGGAAAAACACCTGATTCCTTTAATCTAGTTGATAATGTATTTGTTATGAGTCTCTTTGGCAATACCCTTAAAAGTGCAAGGAAAAATTACTATGACCTTCTCTTTAGATGTAATGAAGAAAAATTAGAACAGGAACTGGAATTTGAAAATGAAGAAACAGATTATAATAGCGAAAGAACTATTCTGATACGAAACTTTAAGTCAGAAGATATATTAGAATTTATATCATCAAAAATGAATATATCAAAGATTCATCTTAATACGAAGTACAGTAGAAAATTTGTACATGCAAAAGCTTTAGCTGTTGTTTTAATGAGAAGTCTGTGTAATTTTAAAACAAAAGACATATCTAACACGCTTGGAAATATCACGCAAGCTAGAATATCTAGATTAAGCACTATTGGTATAGATTTAATTGGGACAGAAGAAAAATATGAAAATATTATTAATGATTTTATTAAATGCTATGCTTAA
- the cobC gene encoding alpha-ribazole phosphatase, translating into MNIYLLRHGQTEENRKGSYYGNLDISLNEIGVAQGNKAKDFFSDIKLDRVYVSDKKRTLEMAKLALGLKEMEIIQDSRINETNFGDFEGKTYEEIKKFYPKECLCWTNNWKEFVPPKGESYIELCMRVKSFMDNIKKLDFDNILICAHSGVIRAIYCYIMDENIDLFWKFGCKNGDISIIKYEYGNLYIDAIMHN; encoded by the coding sequence ATGAATATATATCTGTTAAGGCATGGTCAAACTGAAGAAAATAGAAAAGGCTCTTATTATGGTAATTTGGATATAAGCTTAAATGAAATAGGTGTAGCTCAAGGAAATAAGGCAAAAGATTTCTTCAGTGATATAAAATTAGATAGAGTATATGTTAGTGATAAAAAAAGAACTTTGGAAATGGCAAAATTAGCTTTGGGGTTAAAGGAAATGGAAATTATACAAGATAGCAGAATAAATGAGACTAATTTTGGGGACTTTGAAGGTAAAACTTACGAAGAAATTAAGAAGTTTTATCCTAAAGAATGTTTATGCTGGACGAATAATTGGAAAGAATTCGTACCACCTAAGGGTGAAAGTTATATCGAGTTATGCATGAGGGTTAAGAGTTTTATGGATAATATTAAAAAGTTAGATTTCGATAATATTTTAATATGTGCTCATTCGGGAGTCATAAGAGCTATATATTGTTATATTATGGATGAAAATATTGATTTATTTTGGAAATTTGGATGTAAAAATGGGGATATAAGCATTATTAAATATGAATATGGTAATTTATATATTGATGCTATTATGCATAACTAG
- a CDS encoding precorrin-8X methylmutase: protein MDYIKIPMDIEKRSFEIIGQEMGEHEYSPRELSIIKRVIHTTADFDYRNILYIRDGAIDAAVELLKKGVTIYTDTKMALAGINKKALKDLNCNALCFVSDEKVAEIAKARHITRSMAAVEKAVEDGVEFFIFGNAPTALFRLKELIEEGKCNAKFIIATPIGFVGAAESKIEIEKLDIPMIVVRGRKGGSTVAASILNALMYMIVDRS from the coding sequence ATGGATTACATAAAAATTCCTATGGACATAGAAAAGAGAAGTTTTGAAATTATTGGACAAGAAATGGGAGAACATGAATATTCCCCTAGAGAACTTTCAATAATTAAAAGAGTAATACATACTACGGCAGATTTTGATTATAGAAATATATTATATATTCGAGATGGAGCAATAGACGCAGCTGTAGAGTTACTTAAAAAAGGAGTAACTATATATACTGATACAAAAATGGCGTTAGCAGGTATAAACAAAAAAGCTCTTAAAGATTTGAATTGCAATGCCTTATGTTTTGTTAGTGATGAAAAGGTTGCTGAAATTGCTAAAGCACGTCACATTACACGTTCTATGGCAGCGGTTGAGAAAGCGGTAGAAGATGGTGTTGAGTTCTTTATTTTTGGTAATGCACCTACAGCTTTATTTAGATTAAAGGAATTAATTGAGGAAGGAAAATGTAATGCTAAATTTATAATAGCGACACCTATTGGTTTTGTGGGAGCTGCAGAATCTAAAATAGAAATTGAAAAATTGGACATCCCAATGATTGTTGTCAGGGGAAGAAAAGGTGGAAGCACTGTGGCTGCATCTATATTAAATGCATTAATGTATATGATAGTGGATAGAAGTTAG
- the cobT gene encoding nicotinate-nucleotide--dimethylbenzimidazole phosphoribosyltransferase encodes MGLLKETLQCIEPLNKEAMKRAWDRLDSLSKPIGSLGELENIIAKMAGITGNIHNKINKKNVVIMCGDNGVVEEDVSNCPKSVTATVTNNFTKKITGVYVLSKFSGSDITVVDVGIDADLNNPKVINKKIAYGTMNMMKGPAMTREQTIKAIEVGIETVDNLVLDGYDLIGTGEMGVGNTATSAAILSVFSGLEVEESVGKGSGITEEQFINKKRVIKKSIEVNNPDKDDVIDVISKVGGFDIAGLCGCFLAAAKNRVPIVIDGFIASAAALCAYKLNPLVIGYIFASHLSAEPGAAFIMKEIGLKPMLNLNMRLGEGSGCPLAFNIIEAALYTMDNMGTFEDAKLDSKKYIDIRENPLEIS; translated from the coding sequence ATGGGACTTCTAAAAGAAACATTACAATGTATAGAACCGCTAAATAAGGAAGCAATGAAGAGGGCTTGGGATAGACTGGATAGTTTATCAAAACCTATAGGAAGTCTTGGTGAACTAGAAAATATCATAGCTAAGATGGCTGGAATTACTGGAAACATACATAATAAAATCAATAAAAAGAATGTTGTTATAATGTGTGGTGATAATGGAGTTGTGGAAGAAGATGTGTCTAACTGCCCTAAAAGTGTAACTGCTACAGTAACTAATAATTTCACTAAAAAGATAACAGGCGTTTATGTGTTATCAAAATTTTCTGGAAGTGATATTACTGTCGTAGATGTAGGCATTGATGCTGATTTAAATAATCCTAAAGTTATAAATAAAAAAATAGCATATGGTACTATGAATATGATGAAGGGTCCCGCAATGACTAGGGAACAGACAATTAAGGCTATAGAAGTTGGGATTGAAACAGTTGATAATTTAGTTCTCGATGGTTACGATTTGATTGGAACTGGCGAAATGGGTGTAGGAAATACTGCAACAAGTGCAGCAATCTTAAGTGTTTTCTCTGGACTTGAAGTTGAAGAGTCAGTAGGTAAAGGGTCGGGAATAACAGAGGAGCAATTCATTAATAAAAAAAGAGTTATTAAAAAATCTATTGAAGTAAATAATCCGGATAAAGATGATGTTATAGATGTTATCTCAAAAGTTGGTGGATTTGATATTGCTGGATTATGTGGTTGCTTCCTAGCGGCTGCTAAAAACAGGGTGCCTATTGTTATTGATGGTTTTATAGCATCGGCGGCAGCGCTTTGTGCTTATAAACTGAATCCATTAGTGATAGGTTATATTTTTGCATCTCACTTGTCTGCGGAACCTGGAGCGGCTTTTATAATGAAGGAAATTGGATTAAAACCTATGCTAAATTTGAACATGAGACTAGGAGAGGGTTCAGGGTGTCCTCTGGCTTTTAATATTATTGAGGCGGCTTTGTACACAATGGATAATATGGGGACCTTCGAAGATGCGAAGCTTGATAGTAAAAAGTATATAGATATAAGGGAGAATCCCTTAGAAATATCGTAG
- a CDS encoding ribosomal protein L7/L12 produces the protein MRYNMDYLILCVIVLYISILTNKIDSLQKHITRMNSNLIKIAKQVGIPEDPLDDELKSIIDKDGKIKAIKKCREVTGFGLKEAKDYVDNLK, from the coding sequence ATGAGATATAACATGGATTATCTAATACTATGTGTAATTGTACTTTATATTTCAATACTTACAAATAAGATTGATTCATTGCAAAAACATATAACTCGCATGAATTCAAATTTAATCAAGATCGCAAAGCAGGTTGGAATTCCAGAAGATCCTTTAGACGATGAGTTAAAAAGTATCATAGATAAAGATGGAAAAATTAAGGCGATAAAAAAATGTAGAGAGGTTACTGGATTTGGATTAAAGGAAGCAAAAGATTATGTCGATAACCTAAAATAA
- a CDS encoding cobyrinate a,c-diamide synthase codes for MKSIVIASNASGGGKTTVTLGIMKALKNRDFKVQGYKVGPDYIDSAFHSKITGQDSRNLDLYLMGEAGVKASFSRGRGDLGVVEGVMGLYDGKGIDTAYSTYHVSKVLDLPIILVLSPKAQVATFCAEINGIVNFKDANIRGIILNNITESYYNLLKSAIDKNCKIKVLGYLPKDERLSLKSRHLGLIQSSEIEDLEEKIEVCAKLLEKHLDMNLLLEQFNESKKYIDDFHVENNEKRIAVAYDKAFSFYYKENLELLEELGEVIYFSPLIDNELPSNIDFLYLGGGYPEVFIKELSENTSMLYSIKKALDGGLHCYAECGGLMYLTLGEKNLGEEQITHKTVGFFDGYYSLTTKLQNFGYAKIKVEVENTILPKDMSINCHEFHKSFVDLQEEKIFKLSKDVYDRSEKNWSCGYIKKNTIAVYGHVHFFGNLLWFENFFK; via the coding sequence ATGAAGAGTATAGTTATAGCGTCAAATGCAAGTGGTGGTGGTAAAACTACAGTAACTCTTGGAATTATGAAAGCTTTAAAAAATAGGGACTTCAAGGTGCAGGGTTATAAAGTAGGGCCTGATTATATAGACTCGGCTTTTCATTCAAAGATAACGGGACAAGATTCAAGAAATCTGGATTTATATCTTATGGGAGAGGCCGGAGTTAAGGCTAGCTTTTCTAGAGGCCGCGGTGATTTAGGGGTAGTTGAAGGCGTAATGGGATTATATGATGGCAAAGGCATAGATACAGCATATTCTACATATCATGTGTCTAAGGTTTTAGATTTACCGATTATACTTGTACTGTCTCCAAAAGCTCAGGTAGCAACCTTTTGTGCAGAAATAAATGGAATAGTTAATTTTAAAGATGCGAATATACGTGGCATAATATTAAATAACATAACAGAGAGTTACTATAATTTGCTTAAATCGGCAATTGATAAAAATTGTAAAATAAAAGTTTTAGGTTATCTTCCTAAAGATGAGAGATTATCTTTGAAAAGTAGGCATTTAGGGTTAATTCAAAGTAGTGAAATAGAGGATCTTGAGGAAAAAATTGAAGTTTGTGCCAAATTATTAGAAAAACATTTGGATATGAATCTATTATTAGAACAATTTAATGAAAGTAAGAAATATATAGATGATTTTCATGTTGAAAATAATGAAAAAAGAATAGCTGTAGCCTACGATAAAGCTTTTAGTTTTTATTATAAAGAAAATTTAGAGCTTCTAGAGGAATTGGGAGAAGTTATATACTTTAGTCCACTTATTGATAATGAACTACCGAGCAATATTGATTTTCTTTATTTAGGTGGGGGGTACCCTGAGGTATTTATAAAGGAGTTATCTGAAAATACATCTATGCTTTACAGTATTAAAAAGGCTCTAGATGGTGGACTACACTGTTACGCTGAATGTGGGGGATTAATGTACCTTACTTTAGGGGAAAAGAATCTAGGCGAAGAACAAATAACACATAAAACTGTTGGCTTTTTTGATGGGTATTATTCCTTAACCACGAAACTTCAGAATTTTGGATATGCAAAGATTAAGGTAGAGGTAGAAAATACTATTTTGCCAAAAGATATGAGTATAAACTGCCATGAGTTTCATAAATCATTTGTTGATTTACAAGAAGAAAAAATATTTAAACTTTCTAAAGACGTTTATGACAGGAGCGAAAAAAATTGGTCATGTGGCTATATTAAAAAAAACACTATAGCGGTATATGGACATGTGCACTTTTTTGGAAACTTATTATGGTTTGAAAATTTTTTTAAATAG
- a CDS encoding metal ABC transporter permease, which yields MFEYGFMQNALIASVLISILFPIVGVFLVLKRYSMMGDTMAHASLAGVAIGLVFGFNPILGAFAFTALCGLSIEFLRDYYKKYAELILAIILTFSVGIAITLISTGKAGANVNSYLFGSLLTVTQNDLYIMLVLSIISIITLFSLYNQLLYITFDEEGAKVSGAKVKVINYIFALLVGATISVSLRILGILVMSSMIALPVATALQLNKGFKKTLFCSIMFGFIDIILGLVISYYVNCAPGGSIALTSVFVLIIVISSKKILSRC from the coding sequence ATGTTTGAATATGGTTTTATGCAAAATGCTTTAATTGCCTCAGTTTTAATTTCTATACTTTTTCCAATTGTAGGTGTTTTTCTTGTGTTAAAAAGGTATTCCATGATGGGAGATACAATGGCACATGCCTCCTTGGCTGGTGTTGCTATAGGCCTTGTTTTTGGTTTCAATCCTATACTTGGTGCTTTTGCTTTTACAGCCCTATGCGGTTTATCTATTGAATTTTTAAGAGATTATTACAAAAAATACGCAGAATTAATTCTAGCAATTATACTTACCTTTAGTGTAGGTATAGCAATAACCTTAATAAGTACAGGTAAAGCAGGTGCTAATGTTAATTCTTATCTATTCGGAAGCCTATTAACTGTTACACAAAATGACTTGTACATAATGCTTGTTCTTAGCATTATTTCAATAATAACATTATTTTCATTATACAATCAATTACTATACATTACTTTCGATGAAGAAGGAGCTAAGGTTTCTGGCGCAAAAGTTAAAGTAATTAACTATATCTTCGCTCTACTTGTGGGTGCCACTATTTCAGTATCATTAAGAATACTTGGAATACTTGTCATGTCATCCATGATAGCTCTACCTGTAGCGACAGCATTGCAGCTAAATAAAGGTTTTAAGAAAACTTTATTTTGCTCTATAATGTTTGGCTTCATTGACATAATTTTAGGGCTTGTTATATCTTACTACGTAAATTGTGCCCCAGGAGGCAGTATTGCTTTGACTTCTGTTTTTGTATTAATTATTGTAATCAGTAGTAAAAAAATATTATCAAGGTGTTAG
- the cobU gene encoding bifunctional adenosylcobinamide kinase/adenosylcobinamide-phosphate guanylyltransferase, producing MNKIILVTGGSRSGKSSFAESFFENTDDVLYIATAIVTDEEMGDRIKKHIDSRNSRWTTYEGFYDLDKAIEKYDINNILLDCVTIMITNLMFKEKIDFDKISMGKIDELLDDIKTQFEKLILKARVANINLVMVTNEVGSGLIPENKLSRVFRDIAGYVNQYIASQSDEVYLVSCGLPLKLK from the coding sequence ATGAACAAAATAATTTTAGTAACTGGTGGAAGTCGAAGTGGGAAAAGTAGTTTTGCTGAAAGTTTCTTCGAAAATACTGATGATGTCTTATATATTGCAACTGCGATAGTTACAGATGAGGAAATGGGTGATCGGATAAAAAAGCATATAGATTCGAGAAACTCAAGATGGACAACCTATGAGGGTTTTTATGATTTGGATAAGGCTATAGAGAAATACGATATAAACAATATATTGCTTGATTGCGTTACAATTATGATAACTAACTTAATGTTTAAGGAAAAAATAGATTTTGATAAAATATCTATGGGAAAAATAGATGAATTGCTAGATGATATAAAAACTCAGTTTGAAAAGTTAATATTAAAGGCTAGGGTAGCAAATATTAATTTAGTTATGGTAACTAATGAAGTAGGTTCTGGGCTTATACCCGAGAATAAGCTTAGCAGAGTATTTAGGGATATAGCTGGGTACGTAAATCAATACATAGCGAGTCAAAGCGATGAGGTATATCTAGTTTCTTGTGGATTACCTTTAAAATTAAAATAA
- a CDS encoding metal ABC transporter ATP-binding protein, translated as MINIKNLCFTYTNSKPYILDNVNVKIEKGSYVSILGENGSAKSTLLKLILNLLKPNSGEIIIDTSRIAYVAQKVENFNAQFPITVYEMLNCHRRVLKLKDKSLISKSLKAVGMEDHTHTLIGNLSGGQQQKIFIARSLIGNPELLILDEPSTGIDIQSMEDIYGIIKGLNVNLGITVVSVEHNLKAALDNSTDIFEMSNRSGILYTINDYKYKITQERG; from the coding sequence ATGATTAACATAAAGAATTTATGTTTTACATATACAAATTCAAAGCCATACATACTAGACAACGTCAATGTTAAAATCGAAAAGGGCAGTTACGTTTCAATTTTAGGTGAAAATGGTAGTGCTAAAAGTACCTTACTTAAATTGATATTAAATTTATTAAAACCTAATAGCGGTGAAATAATTATAGATACGTCCCGAATAGCATATGTTGCACAAAAGGTTGAAAATTTTAATGCACAATTCCCTATAACAGTTTATGAAATGCTAAATTGCCATAGAAGAGTATTAAAACTTAAAGATAAAAGTCTAATTTCAAAAAGCCTTAAGGCAGTAGGGATGGAGGATCATACCCATACTCTTATTGGAAATCTCTCCGGAGGTCAGCAACAAAAAATTTTTATAGCTAGGAGTTTAATAGGCAACCCTGAACTATTAATTTTAGATGAACCTTCTACTGGAATAGACATTCAAAGCATGGAAGATATATATGGAATTATTAAGGGTTTAAATGTTAACCTCGGCATTACAGTTGTCTCTGTAGAACATAATTTAAAAGCCGCATTAGATAACTCGACAGATATTTTCGAAATGAGTAACAGAAGTGGAATACTTTATACTATTAATGATTATAAATATAAAATAACCCAGGAAAGGGGCTAA
- a CDS encoding sirohydrochlorin cobaltochelatase, with the protein MKKAILVVSFGTTYEDTRKVTIDVIENKIKNTFEDYDIRRAFTSHVILKVLKNRDNIYIDTPEEALEKLRNEGYNEVIVQPLHVIPGAEFDYVNNVVNKYKECNAFDNILVGRPLICFKGEEDGVPDDYTIMVDVLSKQLPKDDTVILMGHGTNHIANAVYCCFESVLRDRGFKNVHVATVEGYPTLDRVIPNVIDQGTKEVILMPLLLVAGDHVKNDMVGEKEESWKNILEAEGFKVRIYLHGLGENIGVQDIYIQHINDVINEKFKNVGKTHKGI; encoded by the coding sequence ATGAAGAAAGCAATTTTAGTTGTAAGTTTTGGAACAACATATGAAGACACAAGAAAAGTAACTATTGATGTAATAGAAAATAAAATAAAAAATACCTTTGAAGATTATGATATAAGAAGAGCGTTTACTTCGCATGTTATTCTTAAGGTTCTTAAAAATAGAGATAATATTTATATAGATACACCAGAGGAAGCTTTGGAAAAACTGAGAAATGAAGGTTATAATGAGGTAATTGTTCAGCCTTTGCATGTTATTCCGGGAGCAGAATTTGATTATGTAAATAATGTAGTTAACAAATATAAAGAATGTAATGCATTTGACAACATTTTGGTAGGAAGGCCTCTTATATGTTTTAAGGGAGAAGAAGATGGCGTACCAGATGACTACACGATAATGGTGGATGTTTTATCAAAGCAATTACCAAAAGATGACACAGTAATCTTAATGGGGCATGGTACAAACCATATTGCGAATGCAGTATATTGTTGCTTCGAAAGTGTTCTAAGGGACAGAGGGTTTAAAAACGTTCATGTAGCAACAGTAGAGGGGTATCCAACTTTGGATAGAGTAATACCAAATGTTATAGATCAGGGAACTAAAGAAGTTATTCTGATGCCGCTGCTTTTAGTTGCAGGAGATCATGTTAAAAATGATATGGTTGGGGAAAAGGAAGAGTCATGGAAAAATATTTTAGAAGCAGAGGGCTTTAAAGTAAGGATATATCTACATGGACTTGGAGAAAATATTGGCGTTCAAGATATTTATATACAACATATTAATGATGTAATTAATGAAAAATTTAAAAATGTAGGAAAAACACATAAAGGTATTTAA
- a CDS encoding pyridoxal phosphate-dependent aminotransferase, with protein MVHGGDIYTNGLLEGRELIDYSSNINPLGVPKSFTDNISFAVDALTRYPDIQYRNVLKALGKYISCPEEYFVLGNGAAEIIDLVISCLRSVLIVVPSFVEYEIDAKKWACNIEYSHLKENFNGTVLLKHKYAQLSYDYEDILNKLRNVEGVILANPNNPNGNIIDKAKFQKILDYCESNNKVIIIDEAFIEFTGDDLHSFAKSLKTYKCLFIIRALTKFFAMPGIRFGYGVSSDAKLIKRIKDKQNPWNINCFAEVAAINVLKDVEYIEKSKQWIRDERPIFLKALNSISFIDKVFLTYGNFVLCKLKEVDADGFYKLCLDQGFVIRKADNFRGLDKQFIRLAIKDNVRNEKLIRCLKKLEL; from the coding sequence ATGGTACATGGTGGAGATATTTATACTAATGGATTACTTGAGGGACGAGAACTAATAGATTATAGTTCTAATATAAATCCACTTGGCGTTCCTAAAAGTTTTACTGACAATATTAGTTTTGCTGTAGATGCATTAACTAGGTATCCAGATATTCAATATAGGAATGTATTAAAGGCACTCGGCAAATATATTAGTTGCCCAGAGGAGTATTTTGTTTTAGGAAATGGAGCCGCTGAAATAATTGATTTAGTTATATCTTGCCTTAGAAGTGTACTAATTGTAGTACCTTCCTTTGTGGAGTATGAAATTGACGCTAAAAAGTGGGCTTGTAATATAGAATATTCTCACTTGAAAGAGAATTTTAATGGGACTGTTTTGCTAAAGCATAAATATGCGCAGCTCTCTTATGATTATGAGGATATCCTTAATAAATTACGGAATGTAGAAGGGGTAATTCTAGCTAATCCTAACAATCCTAATGGTAATATCATTGATAAAGCTAAGTTCCAAAAGATCCTTGATTATTGTGAGAGTAATAACAAAGTCATAATAATAGATGAGGCTTTTATAGAATTTACGGGGGATGATTTGCACAGTTTTGCGAAGAGTCTTAAAACATATAAATGCTTATTTATAATAAGGGCCTTAACCAAATTTTTCGCAATGCCAGGCATAAGATTTGGGTATGGAGTGAGTAGTGATGCTAAATTAATAAAAAGAATTAAAGATAAGCAAAACCCTTGGAATATAAACTGTTTTGCAGAAGTTGCAGCAATTAATGTGCTAAAGGATGTTGAGTATATTGAAAAAAGCAAACAATGGATAAGAGATGAAAGACCTATTTTCTTAAAAGCGTTAAATAGTATCTCATTTATAGATAAGGTCTTTTTAACCTATGGTAATTTTGTATTATGTAAATTAAAAGAAGTAGATGCAGATGGGTTTTATAAACTATGTTTAGATCAAGGTTTTGTTATAAGAAAAGCAGACAATTTTAGGGGATTGGACAAACAGTTTATAAGGCTAGCTATTAAGGATAATGTCAGAAATGAAAAATTGATTCGTTGTTTAAAAAAATTAGAACTTTAG
- a CDS encoding DUF3892 domain-containing protein produces the protein MNKSEGSTHVISKVAKDNQGEITAYELENGEIISKEQAVSLAKQGNISGVSVSTSKKGEEFLRSLPDQNKANNLESLPIIDDNDIY, from the coding sequence ATGAATAAAAGCGAAGGCTCAACTCATGTAATTAGTAAAGTGGCGAAAGACAATCAAGGAGAAATAACAGCATATGAACTTGAAAACGGAGAAATAATTTCTAAAGAACAGGCCGTCTCACTTGCTAAGCAAGGGAATATAAGTGGAGTTTCTGTCTCAACTTCTAAAAAAGGTGAAGAATTCTTAAGAAGTCTACCTGATCAAAATAAAGCAAACAATTTAGAAAGCTTACCAATTATAGATGATAATGATATATACTAG